A genomic region of Eucalyptus grandis isolate ANBG69807.140 chromosome 5, ASM1654582v1, whole genome shotgun sequence contains the following coding sequences:
- the LOC104430954 gene encoding uncharacterized protein LOC104430954, which yields MRPTQLFLSVVLFAIALKSTRAVREIECEVFDHTYGTPDTRFGREVGTEYGADALLAAAESFAIATTNGSQILVNADYLQTFPGNSTDEFTGIVYFTSGLVWERTGNGSAPAGLITGIADYMRLTSGWEYKGWPRRGSGLRWDEG from the exons ATGAGGCCTACCCAGCTCTTTCTCTCCGTCGTCCTCTTTGCGATTGCTCTGAAATCAACACGAGCAGTCCGGGAAATTGAATGCGAGGTCTTTGATCACACCTACGGGACTCCGGACACCCGGTTCGGGAGAGAGGTCGGGACAGAGTACGGTGCGGACGCTTTGCTAGCTGCCGCCGA ATCCTTCGCCATCGCAACCACCAACGGAAGCCAGATCCTTGTGAATGCGGACTACCTCCAGACGTTTCCCGGCAACTCGACAGACGAGTTCACGGGGATCGTATACTTCACGAGTGGCCTAGTCTGGGAACGGACAGGGAATGGCAGCGCCCCAGCGGGCCTTATAACCGGGATCGCTGACTACATGAGGCTAACTTCTGGATGGGAATACAAGGGTTGGCCTAGACGAGGGTCGGGGTTGAGATGGGATGAGGGGTAA
- the LOC104430240 gene encoding DEAD-box ATP-dependent RNA helicase 36-like translates to MDQESQVDEDFPLFRKSSKQPKVPPSSSIATSSSSGLAAETSIKQVEKVKEDTSLTSTAPGDPVTFGDLGLAEWAVQTCKELGMRKPTPVQAHCVPQILAGRDVLGLAQTGSGKTAAFALPILHRLSLDPYGIFALVITPTRELAYQLAEQFRALGSCLHLRCTVIVGGMDMLTQAQSLMKRPHVVISTPGRIKVLLDENPDIPPLFSNTKFLVLDEADRVLDVGFEEELRVIFQCLPKKRQTLLFSATITSDLQTLLELSSNKPFFYEAYEGFKTVDTLKQQYVFIPKNVKDVYLFHVLSKLEDMGIRSVMIFVSTCRSCHLLSLLLEELDQEAAALHSLKSQNLRLSALHRFKSGQVPILLATDVASRGLDIPTVDLVINYDIPQFPRDYVHRVGRTARAGRGGLAISFVTQDDITLIQEIEAVLGRQLDKFDCKENDVLSDITKVYKARRVASMKMMDDGFEEKVKERKKQKRKTMAQKGLVNKRRSNKRKRRSDTS, encoded by the exons ATGGACCAAGAGTCTCAGGTGGATGAGGACTTCCCCCTCTTCCGGAAATCCTCCAAACAACCTAAAGTGCCGCCATCATCATCGATAGCTACTTCGTCCTCCTCCGGTCTTGCAGCCGAGACGTCAATAAAGCAAGTGGAGAAAGTGAAGGAGGATACTAGCCTTACTAGCACTGCGCCAGGGGATCCCGTGACATTTGGAGATTTAGGGTTGGCTGAGTGGGCAGTGCAGACATGCAAGGAGCTGGGAATGCGCAAGCCAACTCCCGTCCAGGCTCACTGCGTCCCACAAATCCTGGCCGGTCGAGATGTTCTAGGCTTGGCCCAGACTGGCTCTGGAAAGACGGCTGCCTTTGCACTGCCCATTCTCCACCGCCTGTCTCTTGACCCCTATGGCATATTCGCCCTCGTTATCACTCCCACCAG GGAATTGGCTTATCAGCTGGCAGAGCAGTTCAGGGCATTGGGGTCATGCCTACACCTGAGGTGTACTGTGATAGTGGGAGGGATGGACATGTTGACCCAGGCCCAGAGTCTGATGAAAAGGCCTCACGTCGTCATCTCCACCCCAGGCAGGATTAAGGTCTTGCTTGATGAGAATCCTGACATCCCTCCTCTTTTCTCCAACACCAAG TTCCTAGTTTTGGATGAAGCGGATAGAGTGTTGGATGTTGGTTTTGAAGAGGAGCTTAGAGTAATCTTTCAATGTTTGCCAAAGAAACGGCAGACCCTGTTATTTTCCGCTACAATTACCAGTGATCTCCAGACATTGCTTGAGCTTTCTTCAAATAAGCCTTTCTTTTATGAGGCATATGAAGGTTTCAAGACTGTTGACACTCTCAAGCAGCAGTACGTATTCATCCCAAAAAATGTCAAGGATGTCTATTTATTTCATGTTTTGTCCAAACTGGAAGACATGGGTATCCGCTCAGTCATGATATTTGTCTCCACCTGCAG AAGTTGTCACCTTCTAAGTTTGTTGCTGGAAGAACTTGATCAAGAAGCTGCAGCGTTGCATTCTTTAAAATCCCAGAATTTAAGGCTTTCTGCTCTACATCGTTTCAAATCTGGCCAAGTTCCTATATTACTTGCAACTGATGTTGCAAGTCGTGGCCTGGATATACCGACTGTTGATCTTGTCATCAACTATGACATCCCACA GTTTCCTCGAGATTACGTCCATCGTGTTGGCCGTACCGCAAGAGCAGGCAGAGGAGGGTTAGCTATTAGTTTTGTTACCCAG GATGACATTACATtgattcaagaaattgaggctGTTCTTGGTAGACAACTTGACAAGTTTGACTGTAAAGAGAATGACGTGCTTTCGGACATTACAAAG GTATACAAGGCCAGACGAGTGGCTTCAATGAAAATGATGGATGATGGCTTTGAGGAGAAGGTGAAAGAGCGTAAAAAGCAGAAACGTAAGACAATGGCTCAGAAGGGGTTAGTGAATAAGAGGAGGAGTAACAAGAGAAAACGAAGGTCGGACACCTCGTGA
- the LOC104444988 gene encoding GDSL esterase/lipase At1g28570 yields MASSLLFPKLLVFVVAGVLPAISSSPGLGCYRSIISFGDSLADTGNALHLARSAGRSTHAGSLPYGQTHFRRPTGRFSDGRLVIDFVAERLGLPYVAPYYGDDGGGSVEDFRKGVNFAVGGATALDGSFFEGRGMGSNFPNESLGVQLGLFKELLPSLCYTSSDCKDFLGNSLVLMGEIGGNDYNHPFFMGKDLEEIQDFVPLVIEEIVSAISELIHLGAVTILVPGNFPIGCLPAYLTKFQSSDKEAYDPSTGCLNWLNEFSQYHNEQLQLKLDHLRELHPRTKIIYVDYYNAAIRFFSPQINSGLKGRYLEHAAEEEEPTIITRLHYAVPTRRCVMTRPHMQAGTVSISQKQHTDGFLRA; encoded by the exons ATGGCGTCCTCCCTCCTCTTCCCGAAACTGCTGGTCTTCGTCGTCGCCGGCGTGCTTCCGGCCATCTCCTCCTCGCCGGGCCTCGGATGCTACCGCTCCATCATCAGCTTCGGCGACTCGCTCGCCGACACCGGGAACGCGCTCCACCTCGCCCGCTCCGCAGGCCGCTCCACGCACGCCGGCTCCCTCCCCTACGGCCAGACCCACTTCCGCCGCCCCACCGGCCGCTTCTCCGACGGCCGCCTGGTCATCGACTTCGTGG CTGAGCGGCTGGGGCTTCCGTACGTTGCTCCGTACTACGGGGATGATGGCGGAGGGAGCGTGGAGGATTTCAGGAAGGGCGTGAATTTCGCGGTGGGGGGAGCGACGGCGCTCGACGGGAGCTTCTTCGAAGGGAGGGGGATGGGCAGCAACTTCCCGAACGAGTCTCTGGGAGTTCAGCTGGGCCTCTTCAAAGAGCTTTTGCCTTCCCTATGCTACACATCTTCGG ATTGCAAAGACTTTCTTGGAAACTCTTTGGTTCTCATGGGAGAGATTGGTGGCAATGACTACAATCATCCCTTCTTTATGGGAAAAGATCTGGAAGAGATTCAAGACTTTGTGCCCCTTGTAATTGAGGAGATTGTTTCAGCTATCAGT GAGTTGATTCATTTAGGTGCGGTGACAATATTGGTGCCCGGAAACTTTCCGATTGGATGTTTGCCTGCCTATTTAACAAAATTCCAGAGTTCAGACAAGGAAGCATATGATCCATCAACCGGCTGCCTTAATTGGTTAAATGAGTTCTCTCAGTATCACAATGAGCAGCTCCAGCTGAAGCTTGATCATCTGCGAGAGCTTCATCCCCGAACGAAAATTATATATGTGGATTACTACAATGCTGCAATCCGCTTTTTCAGTCCCCAAATAAATTCG GGTTTGAAGGGCAGGTATTTAGAGCATGctgcggaggaggaggaacccaCAATTATAACTCGTCTGCATTATGCAGTTCCAACACGAAGGTGTGTGATGACCCGTCCTCATATGCAAGCTGGGACGGTCTCCATTTCACAGAAGCAGCATACAGATGGATTTTTAAGAGCATAG
- the LOC104444990 gene encoding LOW QUALITY PROTEIN: GDSL esterase/lipase At1g28570 (The sequence of the model RefSeq protein was modified relative to this genomic sequence to represent the inferred CDS: deleted 2 bases in 1 codon) has product MASCLAPSLFLRRLAVAVAVAVAVAALPVISSSSPAPGRYDSIISFGDSLADTGNELHLSRSEGRPNQAGSLPYGETYFRRPTGRFSDGRLVIDFIAEWLGLPFVAPYYGDDGGRSAADFRKGVNFAVAGATALDASFFEGRGWATISNISLGVQLGLFKELLPSVCSMSSDCKQFLGNSLVLMGEIGGNDYNYHFFVGRDLEEIQGIVPLVIEGLFQLSELIDLGAVTILVPGNFPIGCLPIYLTEFQGSDMEVYDSSTGCLNWLNEFSQYHNEQLQRKLNHLRELHPRANIIYVDYYNAALRFYQSPDKFGFDGRVLRACCGGEGTYNYNFLEPCNSNARVCDDPSSYASWDGIHFTEAAYRWIFKGVADGSFTVPKLDICPALALNEPALTSSE; this is encoded by the exons atGGCGTCGTGCCTAGCGCCTTCCCTCTTCCTGCgacgcctcgccgtcgccgtcgccgtcgccgtcgccgtcgcggcGCTTCCGGTCATCTCGTCCTCCTCCCCCGCCCCCGGACGCTACGACTCCATCATCAGCTTCGGCGACTCGCTCGCCGACACCGGGAACGAGCTCCACCTCTCCCGCTCCGAAGGCCGCCCGAACCAGGCCGGCTCCCTCCCCTACGGCGAGACCTACTTCCGCCGCCCCACCGGCCGCTTCTCCGACGGCCGCCTGGTCATCGACTTCATCG CTGAGTGGCTGGGGCTGCCGTTCGTGGCTCCCTACtacggcgacgacggcggacGGAGCGCGGCGGATTTCCGGAAGGGCGTGAACTTCGCGGTGGCCGGAGCGACGGCGCTCGACGCGAGCTTCTTCGAAGGGAGGGGTTGGGCAACGATTTCC AATATTTCTCTGGGAGTTCAGCTGGGCCTCTTCAAGGAGCTTTTGCCTTCGGTATGCAGCATGTCTTCGG ATTGCAAACAGTTTCTTGGGAACTCTCTGGTTCTAATGGGAGAGATTGGTGGCAACGACTACAATTATCACTTCTTTGTGGGAAGAGATCTGGAAGAGATTCAGGGCATTGTGCCCCTTGTCATTGAGGGATTGTTTCAGCTATCA GAGTTGATTGATTTAGGCGCAGTGACGATATTGGTGCCGGGAAACTTTCCGATCGGATGCTTGCCCATCTATTTAACAGAATTCCAGGGTTCAGACATGGAAGTATATGATTCGTCAACCGGCTGCCTTAATTGGTTGAATGAATTCTCTCAGTATCACAATGAGCAGCTCCAGAGGAAGCTCAATCATCTACGAGAGCTTCATCCCCGAGCAAATATTATCTATGTCGATTACTACAATGCTGCACTCCGCTTTTATCAGTCACCAGATAAATTTG GGTTTGATGGCAGAGTACTTAGAGCATGCTGTGGAGGAGAAGGAACCTACAATTACAACTTTTTGGAACCGTGCAATTCCAATGCGAGGGTATGCGATGACCCGTCCTCGTATGCAAGCTGGGACGGTATCCATTTCACGGAAGCAGCATACAGGTGGATTTTCAAGGGCGTGGCGGACGGTTCGTTTACAGTACCTAAATTGGACATTTGTCCTGCACTAGCCTTGAATGAACCTGCTTTAACCAGCTCTGAGTAA
- the LOC104444987 gene encoding signaling peptide TAXIMIN 1, translated as MCCCCCDDESCECRPLGFLLGLPFAFLALILSLVGIVIWIIGLPLSCICPCCFCITVLVEFALGLIKAPIRVMKWFTSQIPC; from the exons atgtgctgctgctgctgcgacGACGAGAGCTGCGAATGCCGGCCCCTCGGGTTCCTCCTGGGCCTCCCCTTCGCGTTCCTCGCGCTCATCCTGTCCCTAGTCGGCATCGTTATTTGGATCATCGG GCTGCCCTTGTCGTGCATATGCCCGTGTTGCTTCTGCATCACGGTGCTGGTCGAGTTCGCTCTGGGGCTGATCAAGGCTCCTATTCGGGTCATGAAGTGGTTCACCTCCCAGATCCCTTGTTGA